The Electrophorus electricus isolate fEleEle1 chromosome 15, fEleEle1.pri, whole genome shotgun sequence genome segment CTGAAAGGCGCtggctatataaatataacttcattcattcattcatcagcAATGTGCATGTGAATACAGCTGCTCCGTGGGTTTCTGTGTTAGCCGTGTTGTAGAGCTGGAGCCACAAGCCCCCGGCATCAACAGCAATCGCACACCCTTCTCAGTGTTCCCCAGCCGGGAGGCATGGAAAATAGCCCCTTCAGTCCCTTCAGTGGCCGATGAAAACATGATTCCCCGCCTCGACCCCCTACCGAGCGCGGACATTAGCAGCTGATGACAGGAGCGGATCGGAGCGTAAAGAGATGAGTGGGAAATCGCCAGGGCTGCTCAGGTTTCCCGTCTGTGAAAAGATTTGTTCAGGGCGCACTGATTTAATGCATTTTCCCATGGGGTGCCGAACAGCTGGTATTGTTAAACTGTTCTGATAACGATGGAGACGCGGGACTGGCCGCGGGACTGGCCGCGGGACCTGTGATGCACTGATTCGCTCACATGCTGCAAGGCAGAGCACATGGGGCTCTGCTGACTCCCCTGTTTCAGCTGACCTGGGTAAGACACGTGAGCTGCATCTTCCACTTTCCACCTGGTGAAACGATGTTCTGGACGGTCTTAACCATCGTGCTCAGTGGGTCAAGTGCCgtcttttctccttctttccagGTGCTGAAATGGAGCTAATATGTATTCTTTTCCTTTTAATAAATGGGATGTCGTTGGCTGTTACACAGTTCAATGGTTATAACTGTGATCCTGCTGTCCACAGCAGATTTCCAGGTGAGGTAATTGCAAGAGCCAAAACTGGCATGTAACTATACTCAGTCCATTTCTCTTTCTACACTATGtgcttttgggggggggcatcctctgTTTCCATTTTTCCCCGAAGGTGACCGGGACATCAGTGTGTACTGCGGCGTGCAAACCATCACACTGAAGATCAACTTCTGCCCCGTGCTCTACTCTGGCTACGCTGACAGTGACCTGGCCTTGAACGGTCGCCATGCCGATGTCCACTGCCGAGGCTTCATCAACAACAGCACATTTCCCACGCTGCTGCTTTTCAGTGTCAGCCTGAGTACGCTCGAGGCTTGTGGTAACACACTGGTGGtgagacacacaacactgctgGACGGTACACTGCAGGGTACACCACCCAGCCCAGCAAAAGGACAGAGAATAGTGTTCGAGCAAGTTCCATAGGGTTCCATTAATAGGATAAAAAATAGGGTTCTTTTGGTTTCTTCAGCAGTTGCAAGGCAGTTGTGTGCCCTGAACAAATGTTGTTATTGgtgacatttgttttaatgtgctaAGAAATTATTTAGCCACTGCTGCTCTTTGGAAGTGAGAAGGATGCATGAATATCTATACTTCAAGAAACGCACGATTTCTGGAAACTCAGTTGCTACCCCAGACTGTATGAGATGATGAAATAACTCTGTTAGCCCATGTTACATtgcatttgtacatttaaaGCTGCATTTCTCTACAGGTTTCTGCCATTCAGGGCAACAATGCCTATGGAAATGTGTCCCTGGTCCAGATAGGGAGTATATCAGGCTACATCGACACCCCTGACCCCCCAACTATCATTAGCTACCTGCCTGGCCTCCTGTATAAGTTCAGCTGCAGTTACCCTCTGGAGTACCTGGTGAACAACTCCCAACTGGCATCGTAAGTTCACTCCTCAGTAgtgcactgcaaaaaaaaagagggttTTAACTTCAAATGTGAAGTAGTCAAACACAGATTTATAGCGTTTTTTAAGAGTGTGGACTAGAAATTTGTATTCAACATATTACttgctctgtgtgcattttttatGACTGAAAAAGATAAAACTGCTCACTTGTTATTTTagtcaaacatttcaaatgttaaGACCACAGTATTTATGGGGAAGGTTTTTACTGCTATGAGATGACCTCAGACCACATCGTCTTAAAACATTGATGTGCTGTcaatattatgtattttgtgcttttcaAGATCATCGGTTGCTATATCAGTCAAAGACAACAACGGCACCTTTGTGAGCACCTTGAGTTTGATTCTTTACAATGTGAGTTTGCATTTGAGTTGTTCACTTGGCACTCAAAACAGTGTCTCTAGCATACAAAGCAGTCTGTGTGGGCATTTTGTGTCATACATTTGTGCAAGATAGtctgacagaaataaaaatatctaagGACAATTTGGTTAAAATGGTGTATTACACACATAATATAGCAGTTGTGTGTTGATCTCAGaggttaatgtttttttgtgcatgaaCTCTGTTTGAATGACAGGATTCATCCTTCAATCAGCAGCTGTCTGTCCCAATGGCTGGACTGCCTCTGAAGACCAGGGTATTTGCTGCAGTCAGGGCTACCAATCTGGACAGGAGGTACTGCCAATTACAGATCTCCATCTTTTAAGATGAGCTTTACCAAGGCCTATAGTCATGAACGACCAGTAACAAGCCGTGGTTTCAACTTTCCATCATAAGAGCCTCTTTAAGACTGGAACTTGTCATTGTGTACAAATGCAATTACCACGATTATCCTGTCCATGATAGTGGTGGAAGGGTAATAAAACATGAGGTGAATACTAGAGACTCTTTGTCACCAGAGCTATTTAGAATCTCCCAGGACTTTTTCCTAttctacattaaaaatgtttgagcTCAGAGATGTGATTGCCATCAGTAACACAAGTTCTCTTCATAGGTGGAATGTCCTGATGGATTACTGCTACTCCACGCCTTCTGGGAATCCCAACGACGCAACACGCTATGACCTTTTCTTCAGGTAATTTCACCTTCTCCAGCATGATGTATGAAAATGGTGCACATTAACCAGCAGAGAACTCATTACCTGTGTACTGGACCACTCACCATACAAACCTGTCACAATGGCCTTTCACAgaacatttatgtgtgtgtgtgcgtgcgtgtgtgtgtgtgtgtgtgtgtgtgtgtgtgtgtgtgtgtgtgtgtgtgcacatgtgcgtgtatgtgtgtgtgcacatgtgcgtgtatgtgtgtgtgcttgtgtgcatgtgtgtgtgcgtgtgtgtgtgcatgcgcgtgtgtgcgtgtgtgtgtgcgcacgtgcatgcgtgtgcatgcgtgtgtgtgtgtgtccgtatgtgtgtgtgtgcatgtgcatgcgtgtgtgtgtgtgcatgtgtgtgtgtgtgtgcgtgtgtgtgtgtgcatgtgtgtgtgtgtgcatgtgcgcgtgtgtgtgcatgtgcgcgtgtgtgtgtgtgtgtacacgtgtgtgtgtacacgtgtgtatgtgtgcatgtgcgtgcatgcgtgtgcgtgcatgcatgtgtgtgtgcgtgtgtgtgtgcatgcgtgtgggtgcgtgcatgtgcatgcatgcgtgtgtgtgtgtgtgtgcgtgcgcgcgtgtgtgtgtgtgtgtgtgttatgtgtgtgcgcgtgcgtgcgtgtgtgtgcatgtgtgcgtgcatgtgtgtgcgtgcgtgtgtgtgcatgtgtgtgcgtgtgtgtatgtgtgtgtgtgtgtaatgtgagatCACTCCTTAACTGATCatggcttttattttcatagttACACTTTTGTTGAACTTAATGCAGATGCCAAAAAGACCCCCAGACCACTGTTTTCGAGAATGGGAAGAGTCAGTTGGGCCGTTTTGCATTCGAGGTCTTTCGCTTCGTAAAGCACAAAAACCAGAAGATGTCCACTGTGTTCCTGCACTGCGTCACCAAGCTGTGTCGGGAAGATGACTGTGTCATGCTAATGCCGGTAAGGGTCCCGTTTATCCCTAAAAACGCAGAAATATACGCACACGTGTTGCTGTGTGAGTGTCACACACAAGCATTCTAGCAGGCTCAAGCCTCGACACTGCAACActgcagtgacagtgacagATTGATGGAAGTAATAACCAGGGAGACACTGCACACTTCTTTGAGGGAATTTCAGTCTGGAAGTGATGGTCCAAGGATGAAAGTTCATCCAGTTCTGGCCCTTCAGGAGAAAGGCACTAATTGATTATGGTTATCAGTTAGCTACTGCACAGAAAATACAATTGTTTCCTCTTGCGAATGGCAGAAAATAGTgagaaataatcatttttaaatgtagtgtAATACAGCGATACCACTGTCCTTCAACACTACTGTCCTTCAACACTACTGTCCTGCAACACCACTGTCCTTCAACACTACTGTCCTTCAACACCACTGTCCTGCAACACTACTGTCCTTCAACACTACCGTCCTTCAACACCACTGTCCTTCAACACTACTGTCCTTCAACACCACTGTCCTGCAACACTACTCTGCTTCAACAGTACTGCTCTTCTATACCACTGTCCCACAACACTACTGTTCTTCAACACTACTGTTCTTCAGATCTGCgggaagagaaggaagagggaAGAAAGTGTCTCTCCTGGTCCCTCTCCCGGAGACGCTGTCATAACTGCAGGA includes the following:
- the LOC113578479 gene encoding zona pellucida-like domain-containing protein 1 — translated: MELICILFLLINGMSLAVTQFNGYNCDPAVHSRFPGDRDISVYCGVQTITLKINFCPVLYSGYADSDLALNGRHADVHCRGFINNSTFPTLLLFSVSLSTLEACGNTLVVSAIQGNNAYGNVSLVQIGSISGYIDTPDPPTIISYLPGLLYKFSCSYPLEYLVNNSQLASSSVAISVKDNNGTFVSTLSLILYNDSSFNQQLSVPMAGLPLKTRVFAAVRATNLDRRWNVLMDYCYSTPSGNPNDATRYDLFFRCQKDPQTTVFENGKSQLGRFAFEVFRFVKHKNQKMSTVFLHCVTKLCREDDCVMLMPICGKRRKREESVSPGPSPGDAVITAGPIITRGDETPTNNSQLGGSSFQLDTVGSALVSGLVLLGFISLGFFLLSVRLLRRASPATLTATCNPSFK